TTCGTTAGAAATCtatctaatttttcaaaatcgatttgatatttttcaaaattgatttatttgaaTCTTATGTCTTaacaatttttcttttcaattttaaaaaatttcacacATTCAATTGCAATTGTaagcataaatatattaatttttggaaaaatagatacgtttacaaaaatttatcaaatttggttactttcaaaaagtttgaatatattttcaaaaattctaaaaggtttgaattttgTACACAGCTAGCCctaaatataaaacatttttattgTATTCGTTATTATCTATTAGGTCccaattcacatttttttcttattcGGTAATGAACTCTTATTTACTCAAAATATGTTTACATCAAGTGGTAAtgcaattttattatttttgtatcacaaaaataaaataaatttgcgAAAATAAATAGGattattataagaaaattacTAAAAGAGAATTCATTGATATACAcccaaatgtttttttttttaaacagtaATGTAAGAAAATAGGTTGAAGCTCTTCTCTTATTCCCATTTCTTTCAAATCAAAGCGAGAATTCAAGTGATCTTTTGTCTTTCCTGAAATATCCAACAATATGCCCAAAATACTATCACATATatttttctcaatgtgcatgacatTTAAATTGTGTCGCAAAGTATTATGTTCCCAATAcgacaattcaaaaaatattgatCTCTTTCTCCAAGGGCCATCATTTgctttcttcttttgattttttccaAATACATTTTCAAAATCTGATAGTTCTCTTACAACTTCGGTTCCTGACAAACTAGAAGGTGCACCTCTTAACTCAACATGACCATCAAAAGACTTATCATCAAATCGCCATATATGGTTAGCATCTAAAAATCTCCGATGACCCATATAACAAGTCTTCCTACTATACTTGAGATATTGAGAAGAAGTTTCATGGTTACAAGAAGGACATGCTGATTTACCTTTAGTGCTCCAACCTGACAACATTGCATATGCTGGAAAATCACTAATGGTCCACGTCAAGGCTGCACGCAAGAAAAAGGCCTGGTTCACACTTACATCATATGTTTCAACTCCATCCTCCCACAATTCTTTCAATTCCTTGATCAAGGGCTGCATATAAACATCAATATCCTTTCCAGGGGAACTTGGACCTGGAATAAGTAAGGACAAAAAGAAATATTCTGGTTTCATACAAATCCATGGTGCTAAGTTGTAATTGATTAAAACCACCGGCCATGTGCTATGAGAAATGCTCATAGTCCGAAATGGATTAAACCCATCACTAGTTAAACCTAATCTGACATTCCTGTGATCTTGTGCAAACGTAGAATGCAGAGAATCAAAATCTTTCCAAACTTGGCCATCAGCAGGATGCCTCAGTTTTCCATCTTTAGGACGCTCAATCGCATGCCATCTCATTGCAGTGGCCGTTTCAGAACACATGTACAACCTCTGAAGCCTCGGTTTTAAAGGAAAGTATCTCAAGACTTTAGCTGGAACTTGATATTGGCTAGCAGAAGAAGAATCAGTATTATCGCCTTGGACATTCTTATCAAGTTTCCACCTAGATGCCCCACAAGTCAAACAATGACTAACATCTTTGTGTTGATCCCAAAATAGCATACAATCATTAGGACATGCATGTATTTTTTCATAGTCGAGACCCAAATTCCTTATAATTTTTCTTGCTGCATTAAAAGAATCTGGAAATTTTGCATCAGGAAAGGCCTCTTTTAACAACTCCAAGAGATCACCAAAAGCTTTATTACTTAATCCATTCAAGCACTTGAAGAGATATAACCGAATAGTGAAAGAAAGAGTTGTGAAATTCTTACACCCGGGATAAAGCTCTTGTTGCCCTTCTTTAACTAACATAAAAAACTTTATTGCATCGGCTGTCGGACCATCTGACATATTTCTAAAAGTATCCTGTAACAAATTTTCAATGTCATCTCCATCATCCATACTTATATCTTCAGTCACTTTTGGCACTTCGGGTGTGAAGCCTTCCCCATGAAAAACCCATTGTGTATATCCTTTAACAAAACCATGATAAACTAAATGGCCATTCACCACGCTTCTTATTGCCCAATAACGATTCTTACATTTTATGCAAGGACAAAGAATCTCATCTCCTTGAGCTGCTCTTTCAAATGCTTTGTCTAAAAAATATTCTACTCCGGTAGAAAACTCTAGACTTGAATGGGGGAGAGCCATCCAACTTTTGTCATCAACACTTATATTTGCAGCAATCTGTTTTGAAAGAAGGTGAACATGTTAGGAAGAAAAACATCAAGATCAGTCTCAAAAACATCAAGGTGAAGGTGAACAT
This region of Mercurialis annua linkage group LG1-X, ddMerAnnu1.2, whole genome shotgun sequence genomic DNA includes:
- the LOC126671107 gene encoding uncharacterized protein LOC126671107, which gives rise to MSIEYNDTAGWIAANISVDDKSWMALPHSSLEFSTGVEYFLDKAFERAAQGDEILCPCIKCKNRYWAIRSVVNGHLVYHGFVKGYTQWVFHGEGFTPEVPKVTEDISMDDGDDIENLLQDTFRNMSDGPTADAIKFFMLVKEGQQELYPGCKNFTTLSFTIRLYLFKCLNGLSNKAFGDLLELLKEAFPDAKFPDSFNAARKIIRNLGLDYEKIHACPNDCMLFWDQHKDVSHCLTCGASRWKLDKNVQGDNTDSSSASQYQVPAKVLRYFPLKPRLQRLYMCSETATAMRWHAIERPKDGKLRHPADGQVWKDFDSLHSTFAQDHRNVRLGLTSDGFNPFRTMSISHSTWPVVLINYNLAPWICMKPEYFFLSLLIPGPSSPGKDIDVYMQPLIKELKELWEDGVETYDVSVNQAFFLRAALTWTISDFPAYAMLSGWSTKGKSACPSCNHETSSQYLKYSRKTCYMGHRRFLDANHIWRFDDKSFDGHVELRGAPSSLSGTEVVRELSDFENVFGKNQKKKANDGPWRKRSIFFELSYWEHNTLRHNLNVMHIEKNICDSILGILLDISGKTKDHLNSRFDLKEMGIREELQPIFLHYCLKKKTFGCISMNSLLETKSQVAGLIPTSHRIYWTHLDELLKTHIKWEVWTV